Proteins encoded together in one Halothermothrix orenii H 168 window:
- a CDS encoding carbon starvation CstA family protein — protein sequence MNSAVVGLIAFFLLFLGYKYYGGLIERKVVRPDDSKKTPAHRLYDGQDYSPGKKSLLFGHHFSSIAGAAPIIGPVVAVYNFGWGLGAVWIVVGAIFMGAVHDYLSLMVSVRNDGNSMADVAGKVMGKKSKKMFAIFMWITLVLIITVFGWVAAKTLATKPEIVLPTFLLLPIAMLFGFAVYRLNVPVSVGTISAILLLLGSIYLGYKVPILLPFALKTNMILWFTALMGYALVASVLPVWLLLQPRDYLSTFVLFIGLAVGIAGLLVTHPEINAPVFTGVMSGQGPVWPTLMVLIACGAISGFHSIVSGGTTSKQLDKESDGRVIGYGGMIMESVLAFIALLAVSAGLFWNPPAGMEQFGFRTLFEQKGWIVAFGTGYGRFVEPFIGISLGTLFAMTMLKTFIMTSLDTSTRLARFIFTETFGENSNILKNKWVASFISILPAFILGVTGSWQGIWTLFGASNQLIAALSLIVVSAYLIGVKKPAKYTLIPAGIMLITTIVALLYKIYSDLILAPEPKYFIVLVALVILYLAIVMMREARDIFFNKKINVENNM from the coding sequence ATGAATTCTGCAGTAGTAGGACTTATTGCATTTTTTCTCTTATTTTTAGGTTATAAGTACTATGGTGGGTTAATAGAACGTAAGGTAGTTAGACCGGATGATAGCAAAAAAACACCGGCCCACCGTCTTTATGATGGACAGGATTATAGTCCTGGTAAAAAGTCTTTGTTGTTTGGACACCATTTCTCCTCAATTGCCGGGGCTGCCCCTATTATTGGACCTGTTGTTGCGGTTTATAACTTTGGATGGGGGTTGGGAGCTGTCTGGATTGTAGTTGGCGCTATTTTTATGGGAGCTGTTCACGATTATTTATCACTCATGGTCTCTGTAAGAAATGATGGTAACTCTATGGCAGATGTAGCCGGAAAGGTAATGGGTAAAAAATCCAAAAAGATGTTTGCTATCTTTATGTGGATAACCCTGGTATTAATTATTACCGTATTTGGCTGGGTTGCTGCTAAAACCCTGGCTACTAAACCGGAAATTGTACTACCTACCTTTTTGCTGTTACCTATTGCTATGTTGTTCGGGTTTGCTGTCTACAGGTTAAATGTACCTGTCTCTGTAGGAACCATATCTGCTATATTGCTGCTACTGGGTAGTATATACCTGGGTTATAAAGTTCCTATATTATTACCTTTTGCTTTAAAAACCAATATGATACTCTGGTTTACAGCTTTAATGGGGTATGCACTGGTTGCTTCGGTATTACCAGTATGGTTACTTTTACAGCCGCGGGATTATTTAAGTACCTTTGTGTTGTTTATCGGTCTTGCCGTTGGAATAGCCGGCCTGCTTGTAACCCATCCTGAAATTAACGCTCCGGTATTTACCGGTGTTATGTCAGGGCAGGGTCCTGTCTGGCCAACATTGATGGTTCTGATTGCCTGTGGAGCTATTTCCGGTTTCCATTCTATTGTATCCGGTGGTACAACTTCTAAACAGCTTGATAAAGAAAGTGATGGAAGGGTAATTGGTTATGGTGGTATGATTATGGAATCAGTTCTTGCTTTTATTGCTCTTCTTGCTGTCAGTGCCGGACTTTTCTGGAATCCCCCGGCTGGTATGGAGCAATTTGGTTTTAGAACTTTATTTGAACAAAAGGGCTGGATTGTGGCTTTTGGGACCGGTTATGGACGTTTTGTAGAACCCTTTATAGGGATTTCTCTAGGAACATTATTTGCCATGACCATGTTAAAAACCTTTATTATGACATCACTAGATACTTCTACCCGTCTGGCCAGGTTTATATTTACAGAAACATTTGGTGAAAACTCTAATATCTTAAAAAATAAATGGGTAGCTTCATTTATTTCAATATTACCGGCATTTATACTTGGTGTAACTGGAAGCTGGCAGGGTATATGGACACTTTTTGGTGCCTCAAACCAGTTGATAGCAGCATTATCTTTAATTGTAGTTTCGGCTTACCTTATCGGGGTTAAAAAACCGGCAAAATACACCCTTATTCCGGCAGGCATTATGCTTATTACAACTATAGTTGCTTTATTATACAAGATTTATTCTGACCTGATATTAGCACCTGAACCCAAATACTTTATTGTTCTGGTAGCTTTAGTAATCTTGTATCTCGCCATTGTAATGATGCGGGAAGCCAGGGATATCTTCTTTAATAAAAAAATAAACGTAGAAAACAATATGTAA
- a CDS encoding bacteriohemerythrin has product MFKWKEEYSVGIKEIDDQHKKLFSIADELFLALENNEEGFDQYDTIHKLLKELHDYTVYHFETEEELMERHDFIGLGSHRFQHKIFVKKLEEIDLEELDLNQKEGIMDLLNFIVNWIEKHILEEDQKYGPFLREKINT; this is encoded by the coding sequence ATGTTTAAATGGAAAGAAGAGTATTCTGTGGGGATTAAGGAGATAGATGACCAGCATAAAAAATTATTCAGTATTGCCGACGAATTATTTCTTGCCCTGGAAAATAATGAAGAGGGATTTGACCAGTATGACACTATTCACAAGCTATTAAAAGAATTGCATGACTATACTGTTTACCATTTTGAAACTGAAGAAGAATTAATGGAAAGACATGATTTTATTGGACTGGGTAGCCACAGGTTTCAGCATAAAATATTTGTTAAAAAACTGGAGGAAATTGACCTTGAAGAACTGGACCTTAATCAAAAGGAAGGAATTATGGATCTCCTGAATTTTATTGTAAACTGGATTGAGAAACATATTCTTGAAGAAGATCAGAAATATGGTCCATTTTTAAGAGAAAAAATTAATACATAA
- a CDS encoding DUF1614 domain-containing protein, whose translation MSIGALLLIVLGVLIYFGAAQRVLDKLYLTDIMALVVIAGIIIGSFVDFTVLRNPVVTINLGGAIIPVILAIYVLSRAGTYRELVRTIIAVVLTGGAIYGLSQFFKNFGHGRDIIDPMYVFAISGGVIAYLLGRSRRASFIAGTLGYLTYNLIILGQVLTGRVVSQVMIGGAGAFDSIIISGLLAVLLAELVGETRERIQGGPVRGNNLPGKERRSDDDEK comes from the coding sequence ATGTCAATTGGTGCATTACTTCTTATTGTTCTAGGAGTTTTGATTTATTTTGGGGCTGCCCAGCGAGTACTGGATAAATTATATTTAACTGATATTATGGCTCTGGTTGTTATTGCCGGTATTATTATCGGTAGTTTCGTTGATTTTACCGTACTGCGGAATCCAGTGGTAACTATAAACCTGGGAGGGGCAATAATACCGGTTATTCTGGCTATTTACGTTTTAAGCAGGGCCGGTACTTACCGCGAACTGGTACGGACTATTATAGCAGTTGTCTTAACTGGTGGGGCTATATATGGTTTAAGTCAATTTTTTAAAAATTTTGGTCATGGCAGGGATATCATCGACCCCATGTATGTTTTTGCCATCAGTGGAGGTGTTATTGCCTATTTACTGGGAAGATCGAGGAGGGCTTCATTTATAGCAGGGACCCTAGGATATTTAACTTATAATTTAATTATTTTGGGGCAGGTATTAACTGGACGTGTTGTTTCTCAGGTTATGATCGGGGGAGCGGGTGCCTTTGATAGTATTATTATTTCGGGTTTACTGGCTGTGCTACTGGCTGAACTGGTCGGTGAGACCAGGGAACGCATCCAGGGAGGACCGGTCAGGGGTAATAATTTACCTGGCAAAGAAAGGAGGAGTGATGATGATGAGAAGTAA
- a CDS encoding capping complex subunit for YIEGIA, with product MGEDVNLSNNILAVITTKDKREMVSGGAPIFITEDKEEMENVSMLIARLTLGMVHDLGNGVKIIIRH from the coding sequence ATGGGTGAAGATGTAAACTTAAGTAATAATATCCTTGCAGTGATTACCACAAAGGATAAAAGGGAGATGGTTAGTGGTGGGGCCCCTATATTTATTACAGAAGATAAGGAAGAGATGGAAAATGTCAGCATGCTTATTGCCCGGTTGACCCTGGGTATGGTTCATGACCTGGGTAATGGAGTCAAAATTATTATAAGACATTAA
- a CDS encoding PDZ domain-containing protein: MPVIKAIEPGSIADDIGLKPGDTILEINGKKINDYIDYQLEISEDFIDILIKKKNGDYWDINVEKDYSQRLGIELEGIIYDGLKRCQNDCLFCFVKQMPPGLRKTLYLKDDDYRFSFLQGSFITLTNLDESDLKRIASLRISPLNISVHTTDPVLREKMMKNTRAGELKGQLDYLSEHGIKFNTQIVLCPGINDGRALHKTIEDLLSFYPSLLSIGIVPVGITPLQEGAISPQ; the protein is encoded by the coding sequence ATGCCTGTAATAAAAGCAATCGAACCAGGTAGTATTGCCGATGATATCGGACTTAAACCAGGTGATACCATATTGGAGATTAATGGTAAAAAGATAAATGATTATATAGATTACCAGCTTGAAATCTCTGAAGATTTTATAGATATACTTATCAAAAAAAAGAATGGTGATTACTGGGATATCAATGTCGAAAAAGATTACTCACAGAGACTGGGAATAGAGCTGGAAGGAATCATTTATGATGGATTAAAAAGGTGTCAAAATGATTGTCTTTTCTGCTTTGTAAAACAGATGCCGCCGGGTTTAAGAAAAACCCTTTACTTAAAAGATGATGACTACCGTTTTTCTTTCCTGCAGGGGAGTTTTATAACACTGACTAATCTGGATGAAAGTGATCTAAAACGGATTGCTTCTCTGCGTATTAGTCCACTTAATATATCGGTTCATACTACTGATCCTGTTTTACGGGAAAAGATGATGAAAAATACCAGGGCCGGTGAATTAAAAGGGCAGCTTGATTATTTATCTGAACACGGAATTAAATTTAATACCCAGATAGTTTTATGCCCGGGTATAAATGATGGGAGAGCACTTCATAAAACCATTGAAGATTTACTCAGCTTTTATCCTTCTTTACTATCTATAGGAATTGTCCCGGTCGGTATCACCCCGCTTCAGGAAGGGGCTATATCCCCTCAATAA
- a CDS encoding bifunctional 4-hydroxy-3-methylbut-2-enyl diphosphate reductase/30S ribosomal protein S1, translating into MSVLEVYVADESGFCFGVKRAINLAMEAAGNNKEEIPVYTLGPLIHNPQVVKRLKEMGIESLDSLDIIDNGVIIIRSHGVPPDIIEKARQKGLHIIDATCPYVKNAQKYARELVDKGYQTIIFGDRDHPEVIGINGAARNESIIISSEKEIKDINLSSKVGLIAQTTKSPASFQKIVSYILPEVKELRIYNTICRTTETRQKSAVDLARQVDAMFVIGGKNSANTTRLAELCAETGTPTYHIETAGEIDFRQLKSYNKIGITAGASTPDWLIKEVIEAMSEEKRDAELQEEIQEGVNTDNTPETPNGEENPIENEEEFNYDDNNPADLKKGQQVKGKVVEIGDNGVYVDVGYKTEGLIPLRELSHRDFEDPHEIVEEGEEIDVIVLTLEDEEGNMVLSKKRADFEKAWERILKAYENDEIIEAEVTREVKGGLVVDIGLRGFVHASHVAIGYVEDLSDYVGKTLRLKVIEVERDKNNVVLSAKKVLEEEREKQKEKTLEELQEGQVVKGKVTKIVDFGAFVDLGGIEGLLHISEMSWGRIEHPSEVLEEGQEIEVKVLAVNKEEERISLGLKQLLPDPWEEFAKKHYEGEVVSGTITKIVDFGAFMEIENGIEGLIHISQLSHRHVKTPDEVVSVGEEIKAEIINIDPEQKRVGLSIKALEEQPETPKKVEAPKKEPTRENESTSGVTIGEIVGDILKKEDDK; encoded by the coding sequence GTGTCGGTTCTGGAGGTATATGTCGCAGATGAATCTGGTTTTTGTTTTGGAGTTAAACGAGCAATTAATCTAGCAATGGAAGCTGCCGGGAATAATAAAGAAGAAATCCCTGTATATACCCTGGGCCCTTTAATTCATAATCCACAGGTTGTAAAAAGATTAAAAGAGATGGGTATTGAATCTTTAGATTCACTTGATATAATTGATAATGGGGTTATCATTATACGGTCACATGGTGTACCCCCTGATATAATAGAGAAAGCCCGTCAAAAGGGTTTACATATAATAGACGCAACCTGTCCCTATGTAAAAAATGCCCAGAAGTATGCCAGAGAGCTTGTTGATAAAGGATACCAGACAATAATTTTTGGGGATAGAGACCACCCGGAAGTTATCGGTATCAACGGGGCAGCGCGTAATGAGTCCATTATTATAAGCAGTGAGAAGGAAATAAAAGATATTAACCTTTCCAGTAAAGTTGGGCTAATAGCCCAGACTACCAAATCACCTGCTTCTTTTCAAAAGATTGTAAGTTATATTTTACCTGAAGTTAAAGAGTTACGGATTTACAATACTATCTGTAGAACTACAGAAACAAGGCAAAAATCTGCCGTTGATTTAGCCAGACAGGTAGATGCTATGTTCGTAATTGGGGGAAAAAACAGTGCTAATACTACCCGGTTAGCAGAACTGTGTGCTGAAACTGGGACCCCAACTTATCATATAGAGACTGCCGGAGAGATTGATTTCAGGCAGTTGAAATCTTACAATAAAATAGGTATTACAGCAGGGGCTTCGACCCCAGACTGGTTAATTAAGGAGGTTATTGAGGCTATGAGTGAAGAAAAAAGAGATGCAGAATTACAGGAAGAAATTCAAGAGGGAGTAAATACTGATAATACTCCTGAAACACCAAATGGTGAAGAAAATCCCATTGAAAATGAGGAAGAATTTAACTACGATGACAATAATCCCGCTGATTTAAAAAAAGGTCAGCAGGTAAAAGGTAAAGTTGTAGAAATTGGGGATAATGGGGTTTATGTGGATGTCGGATATAAAACCGAAGGTTTAATACCCCTCAGGGAATTAAGCCACCGGGATTTTGAAGACCCCCATGAAATTGTCGAAGAAGGTGAAGAAATCGATGTAATCGTTCTTACCCTTGAAGATGAAGAAGGAAATATGGTCTTATCAAAAAAACGGGCTGATTTTGAGAAGGCCTGGGAGCGTATCCTGAAAGCCTATGAAAATGATGAAATCATCGAAGCAGAAGTTACCAGAGAAGTTAAAGGTGGTCTTGTAGTAGATATTGGTCTCCGTGGTTTTGTACATGCTTCCCATGTGGCAATTGGATATGTTGAAGATTTAAGTGATTATGTTGGGAAAACATTACGTTTAAAAGTTATAGAAGTTGAACGTGATAAAAACAATGTTGTTCTATCTGCTAAAAAAGTTCTGGAAGAAGAGAGAGAAAAGCAGAAAGAGAAAACCCTGGAAGAATTACAAGAAGGACAGGTTGTTAAAGGTAAAGTTACCAAGATAGTAGATTTTGGTGCTTTCGTGGATCTGGGAGGAATTGAAGGCCTCTTACACATTTCAGAAATGTCCTGGGGTAGGATAGAACATCCTTCTGAAGTATTGGAAGAAGGTCAGGAAATAGAGGTTAAAGTACTGGCAGTAAACAAAGAAGAGGAAAGAATCTCACTTGGACTAAAACAGCTTTTACCTGATCCCTGGGAAGAGTTTGCTAAAAAGCATTATGAAGGAGAGGTAGTTTCTGGTACAATTACTAAAATAGTAGACTTTGGAGCTTTCATGGAAATTGAAAATGGTATAGAGGGATTAATTCATATTTCACAGCTATCACATCGTCATGTAAAAACTCCAGATGAAGTAGTATCTGTAGGAGAAGAAATCAAGGCAGAGATTATTAATATTGACCCAGAGCAGAAAAGGGTTGGATTGAGTATAAAAGCACTTGAAGAACAACCAGAAACACCAAAAAAAGTCGAAGCACCAAAAAAGGAACCTACCAGGGAAAATGAATCTACCTCTGGAGTAACCATTGGAGAGATTGTTGGGGATATTCTTAAAAAAGAAGATGATAAATAA
- the spoIIP gene encoding stage II sporulation protein P codes for MMRSNRGLYSILFIFIIILSLSGFVSAEFVGHIEENCVKVYDNDGNYIFSTAMKVSKGDRYINQDNMEYIVESINGNRAIARKVGEVDLLEGIKTKAGELLPLAAGGKKLIAVYHTHNGESYLPGPENIPDRGEIHEIGRAFKEALEKKGIRAIQSDNLHLPHDGAAYERSRATAVNLLKKRPDAIFDLHRDAVPSRKEYLTRVNGKVVSQVRLVVGRQNPNREVNEKFAKQLKAVADKQYPGLIRGIFFGRGSYNQHLSPHALLLEFGTHVISEGQARTSAIMLADTINTLLYGAGARPGQAQQSEENKSAFTNLILVGAVVIIGLVIYLYLNEGSFEGVIRRLKRFLGREVLDKGDNK; via the coding sequence ATGATGAGAAGTAATAGAGGTCTTTACAGTATACTTTTTATTTTTATAATTATATTATCATTGTCTGGATTTGTTTCTGCAGAATTTGTTGGCCACATTGAAGAAAATTGTGTTAAGGTATATGATAATGACGGTAATTATATATTCAGTACAGCCATGAAAGTATCAAAGGGTGATAGATATATTAATCAGGATAATATGGAGTATATTGTAGAATCTATTAACGGTAATCGTGCTATTGCCCGTAAAGTAGGTGAGGTGGATTTACTGGAAGGTATTAAAACAAAAGCAGGTGAATTACTGCCACTGGCTGCAGGTGGAAAAAAACTGATTGCCGTTTATCATACCCATAATGGTGAATCATACCTGCCAGGTCCTGAAAATATACCTGATAGAGGCGAGATTCATGAAATAGGTAGGGCATTTAAAGAAGCACTGGAAAAAAAGGGGATAAGGGCAATTCAATCTGACAACCTCCATTTACCCCATGATGGGGCGGCCTATGAAAGGTCAAGAGCGACTGCTGTTAACTTACTGAAAAAAAGACCAGACGCTATTTTTGACCTTCACCGGGATGCTGTTCCCAGTCGCAAAGAGTATTTAACCAGAGTGAATGGAAAGGTAGTAAGTCAGGTCAGACTGGTGGTAGGAAGGCAAAATCCTAACCGGGAGGTTAATGAAAAATTTGCTAAACAGTTAAAAGCAGTGGCTGATAAACAGTATCCGGGGTTAATCAGGGGTATATTTTTTGGGCGAGGTTCTTATAACCAGCATCTATCACCACACGCCCTCCTGTTAGAGTTTGGTACCCATGTTATTTCTGAAGGTCAGGCCAGGACAAGTGCTATTATGCTGGCTGATACGATTAATACTTTATTATATGGAGCCGGGGCCAGACCGGGTCAGGCACAGCAGAGTGAAGAAAACAAAAGTGCTTTTACTAACTTGATTCTGGTTGGGGCGGTAGTTATAATTGGCCTGGTTATCTATCTTTACCTTAATGAAGGCAGTTTTGAGGGTGTTATAAGAAGGTTAAAGAGGTTTCTGGGGAGAGAGGTACTTGATAAAGGAGATAATAAATAA
- a CDS encoding DUF3189 family protein — protein MRIIFHHRRNDLLSEFIIKYYLKYEEVKNKDGQTEFKKKLIREVVNEVVPQYKPGELNFIGLDGYGNQVLFINRKKHEKIVFRTLLGINRIFSRNSPIILFNVSAFENYYIKLAIFFKSIGNNYYCNKFLENGLDINIKTLEDYFARLN, from the coding sequence ATGAGAATAATATTTCATCATAGAAGAAATGACCTGCTTTCTGAGTTTATTATTAAATATTATTTAAAATATGAAGAGGTTAAAAATAAAGATGGTCAGACAGAATTTAAGAAAAAATTAATCAGGGAAGTTGTAAATGAAGTTGTTCCTCAATACAAACCAGGGGAATTAAATTTTATTGGGCTAGATGGTTATGGAAACCAGGTTCTATTCATTAATAGAAAAAAACATGAGAAAATTGTTTTCAGGACTCTTTTGGGTATTAACAGGATTTTCTCAAGAAATAGTCCGATAATCCTCTTTAATGTAAGTGCTTTTGAGAATTATTATATAAAATTGGCAATATTTTTTAAAAGTATCGGAAATAACTATTATTGTAACAAGTTTCTGGAAAATGGTCTTGATATAAATATAAAAACCCTGGAAGATTATTTTGCAAGGTTAAATTGA
- a CDS encoding YIEGIA family protein → MFEYGDLLVTSLLVGSISRGLMLNVDYRQFPSYPHSYVIHLTLGMIASALGALVLPALAEKEYIAVTFLTIGAQQFRDVRNLERESLARIEETELIPRGKAYIEGIAKLFEARNYLALITSLVTSIIFFYTNIYLAVSGGFLIAYLLHRFMKGPYVSDIARVKIVPINFKGKNIGIDDVIIMNVGEEEAFQKWYNEGIGIKIIPRDEDARATLSNVGQRQTILHDLSILMGVKLDIGVQQFTPLARLNLDNGTLNIIMIPQEPDEEFIKKAVEKIPVVESSQRKPLKSKMGRKAAD, encoded by the coding sequence ATGTTTGAATATGGTGACCTTCTGGTAACAAGCCTCCTGGTGGGGTCAATTTCGCGGGGATTAATGCTAAATGTTGACTATCGCCAGTTTCCCAGTTATCCCCATTCCTATGTGATACATTTAACCCTGGGTATGATTGCCTCTGCCCTGGGGGCTCTGGTTTTACCGGCTCTGGCGGAAAAGGAATATATTGCGGTAACTTTTTTGACTATTGGAGCTCAACAATTCAGGGATGTGAGAAACCTGGAACGGGAGAGTCTGGCCAGAATTGAAGAGACAGAGTTAATACCACGTGGTAAGGCTTATATTGAAGGGATTGCAAAACTTTTTGAAGCCAGGAATTACCTTGCCTTAATTACTTCCCTGGTTACAAGTATTATCTTTTTTTATACCAATATTTATCTGGCTGTAAGTGGAGGATTTTTAATAGCATATTTACTTCATCGGTTTATGAAAGGCCCTTATGTCTCAGATATAGCCAGGGTAAAAATAGTTCCTATAAACTTTAAAGGTAAAAATATAGGAATTGACGATGTGATTATTATGAATGTAGGTGAAGAAGAGGCTTTTCAGAAGTGGTATAATGAAGGGATCGGGATTAAAATTATCCCCAGAGATGAGGATGCCAGGGCTACCCTATCAAATGTTGGTCAAAGACAGACAATTCTCCATGATCTATCTATACTGATGGGGGTAAAACTCGATATCGGGGTACAACAATTTACTCCCCTGGCCAGGTTAAACCTGGATAATGGGACTTTAAATATTATTATGATTCCCCAGGAACCAGATGAGGAATTTATAAAAAAAGCTGTAGAAAAAATACCGGTAGTTGAAAGTTCTCAGCGTAAACCATTGAAAAGTAAAATGGGAAGGAAAGCAGCAGATTAA
- a CDS encoding DUF512 domain-containing protein — MKQVEKWQEICLKRFNKHMVYPADEFYFIAGKTIPFREEYDGFPQLENGIGLTRLLWDDFKKIYEKMPASVPDKDFGIVTSELGAKALKPVISELKKIKGLNVISIPVINNFFGQTVNVTGLLTGQDIINHLHNYHGLP, encoded by the coding sequence TTGAAACAGGTGGAAAAATGGCAGGAAATATGTCTCAAAAGGTTTAATAAACATATGGTCTATCCTGCTGATGAATTTTATTTTATTGCTGGGAAAACTATCCCATTCCGGGAAGAATATGACGGATTTCCCCAGCTGGAAAATGGAATTGGTCTAACCAGGTTATTATGGGATGATTTTAAAAAAATATATGAAAAGATGCCTGCTTCAGTTCCTGATAAAGATTTTGGTATTGTTACTTCTGAACTGGGAGCTAAGGCTTTAAAACCTGTTATTTCTGAACTAAAAAAAATTAAGGGACTTAATGTGATTTCAATTCCTGTTATTAACAATTTTTTTGGACAAACAGTTAATGTAACCGGTCTTTTAACCGGACAGGATATTATTAACCACCTACATAATTATCATGGCTTACCATAA
- the der gene encoding ribosome biogenesis GTPase Der, translating into MAKPVVAIVGRPNVGKSTLFNRLAGYRISIVEGEPNVTRDRIYADVNWLDRSFIIVDTGGIDPYDRDQIKNMVKYQAQMAIDEASLILFVVDGRNGLTATDEEVAAFLRKSNKKVILVVNKVDDFKNMEEDCWEFYTLGFDKLIPISAEHGKNTGDLLDEIVNMLPEKGPEDSDDDAIDVAIIGKPNVGKSSLVNYIVGQERVIVSDIPGTTRDAIDTLVEKNGHRYNLIDTAGLRKKSRVKEATEYYSALRTIKAIDRSDGVIMMIDALEGVTEQDKKIAGYAHEAGKAIVLAVNKWDLVEKDTHTMENYKEEIYYNLKFLQYAPVTFISALTGKRVQELLKLIEYVVDQNSRRVKTGLLNEVVQESIQLREPPTRKGKKLKIFYTTQVGIKPPTFVFFVNNPGLVHFAYQRYLENSLRDAFGFVGSPIRLKFKQKT; encoded by the coding sequence ATGGCGAAGCCAGTAGTAGCTATTGTGGGACGTCCCAATGTCGGTAAATCAACTCTTTTTAATAGATTGGCCGGTTACAGGATTTCAATTGTAGAGGGAGAACCCAATGTGACCAGGGATCGTATCTATGCAGATGTAAACTGGCTTGATAGGTCTTTTATTATTGTTGATACCGGTGGTATTGATCCCTATGATAGGGACCAGATTAAAAATATGGTTAAGTACCAGGCCCAGATGGCAATAGATGAGGCCAGTCTTATACTCTTTGTTGTTGATGGCAGAAATGGACTGACGGCTACAGATGAGGAAGTTGCTGCCTTTTTGCGGAAAAGTAATAAAAAGGTTATACTTGTTGTTAATAAAGTCGATGATTTTAAAAATATGGAAGAAGACTGTTGGGAATTTTATACCCTCGGTTTTGACAAACTGATCCCCATTTCAGCAGAACATGGTAAAAATACAGGTGATCTCCTGGATGAAATAGTAAATATGTTACCGGAAAAAGGGCCAGAAGATTCCGATGATGATGCAATAGATGTTGCCATAATCGGGAAACCCAATGTAGGTAAGTCTTCACTGGTTAATTATATTGTGGGCCAGGAACGGGTTATAGTAAGTGATATTCCGGGGACAACGCGGGATGCCATTGATACCCTGGTAGAGAAAAATGGTCACAGGTATAATTTAATTGATACAGCAGGCCTAAGGAAGAAATCACGGGTAAAAGAAGCTACTGAATATTACAGTGCATTAAGGACAATAAAGGCAATAGACAGGTCTGATGGGGTTATAATGATGATTGATGCCCTGGAAGGGGTTACTGAGCAGGATAAAAAAATTGCAGGTTATGCTCATGAAGCCGGAAAGGCTATTGTTCTTGCTGTTAATAAATGGGATCTTGTTGAAAAAGATACCCATACTATGGAAAATTATAAAGAAGAAATATATTATAATTTAAAGTTTTTACAGTATGCTCCTGTTACTTTTATTTCAGCCCTTACTGGAAAGAGGGTTCAGGAGCTCTTAAAGCTAATTGAATATGTGGTTGATCAGAATTCACGTCGGGTTAAAACCGGATTATTAAATGAAGTGGTTCAGGAATCTATTCAGCTCAGAGAACCTCCCACCAGAAAGGGAAAAAAGTTAAAAATATTTTATACTACCCAGGTAGGAATAAAACCTCCGACTTTTGTCTTTTTTGTTAATAACCCCGGGCTTGTTCACTTTGCCTATCAACGTTATCTGGAAAATTCACTCAGAGATGCTTTTGGATTTGTGGGGAGCCCAATTAGATTGAAATTTAAACAAAAAACATAG
- a CDS encoding DUF3189 family protein: protein MVIIYSCFGSAHSSVLAAAIHTNMLPVDRIPETGEIINLPYYDKTPSDLIGTPFYFGKDERGNFIYILGTGKARQVIENMLKSFINLEGLEGEVIIKNTLQYVNVLVRVGGYLSRRLGLVFPGRLMTVYGLKKVYPDFVEVVKKVKEEIGIAYK from the coding sequence ATGGTTATTATTTATTCCTGCTTTGGTAGTGCCCATTCTTCCGTGCTGGCGGCAGCTATCCATACTAACATGTTACCAGTGGATCGCATTCCGGAAACAGGAGAGATTATTAATCTTCCTTACTATGATAAAACCCCTTCTGACTTAATTGGAACCCCTTTTTATTTTGGTAAGGATGAAAGAGGGAATTTTATTTATATTCTCGGTACGGGAAAAGCCAGGCAAGTTATAGAAAATATGCTAAAAAGCTTTATTAACCTTGAAGGACTTGAAGGTGAAGTTATTATTAAAAATACCTTACAATATGTTAATGTCCTTGTCAGGGTTGGAGGTTATTTATCAAGGCGACTGGGTTTAGTTTTTCCGGGAAGATTGATGACGGTTTATGGTTTAAAGAAGGTTTACCCTGATTTTGTTGAGGTTGTAAAAAAAGTAAAAGAGGAAATAGGTATTGCTTATAAGTAA